In bacterium, the following are encoded in one genomic region:
- a CDS encoding gamma carbonic anhydrase family protein: MAKQVEIPSPLIISLGEYSPEIHESAWIAPNAVVVGRVKIGAHSSVWFNVTIRGDVDDITIGERSNIQDGTVIHVDKDFPTTIGDNVTVGHNAILHGCTVEDEALIGIGSIVLNGAVIQKKAMVGAGAVVPPGMIVPSGSVVMGMPAKVKRELTEEEKAHLWDNADHYVQNAIRFHDELQ, from the coding sequence ATGGCAAAGCAAGTGGAAATTCCTTCTCCTCTTATCATATCACTGGGTGAATATTCACCGGAAATCCATGAATCGGCATGGATTGCACCCAATGCCGTTGTGGTTGGTCGAGTGAAAATCGGTGCGCATAGTTCGGTCTGGTTCAATGTTACGATTCGTGGCGATGTCGACGACATCACCATCGGGGAGCGTTCCAACATCCAAGATGGAACGGTCATTCACGTCGATAAGGATTTCCCCACAACCATCGGAGACAATGTCACAGTGGGACACAATGCAATCCTACACGGTTGTACCGTGGAAGACGAAGCGTTAATCGGAATCGGGTCGATTGTTTTGAATGGCGCGGTGATCCAAAAGAAAGCAATGGTAGGCGCGGGAGCAGTCGTACCACCTGGTATGATTGTTCCGAGTGGTAGTGTTGTGATGGGGATGCCAGCAAAAGTAAAGCGTGAGTTAACCGAGGAAGAAAAAGCTCATCTATGGGATAACGCGGATCACTATGTACAAAACGCAATCCGTTTCCACGACGAGTTACAATAG
- a CDS encoding HIT domain-containing protein, whose amino-acid sequence MERLWAPWRMAYIKSASELCDGCLFCRITAETTDEANLILYRGKLAFVMLNKFPYTNGHMMVVPYRHIAAMNLLSTDEHIELGHLLAAACDALSNTAKPQGFNIGMNIGRIAGAGIADHLHYHVVPRWAGDTNFMPVLSSTRVISDSLEAAYHDLKPQFEQIDHK is encoded by the coding sequence ATGGAACGACTCTGGGCGCCGTGGCGGATGGCGTATATCAAATCGGCGAGCGAGCTTTGCGATGGGTGCTTGTTCTGCCGCATCACCGCCGAAACAACCGACGAAGCGAATCTTATTCTCTATCGGGGGAAGCTCGCATTCGTCATGTTGAACAAGTTCCCCTACACCAACGGTCACATGATGGTCGTTCCCTATCGCCATATCGCAGCGATGAATTTGCTCTCCACCGATGAACACATTGAGTTGGGACACTTGCTTGCCGCTGCCTGTGATGCATTATCTAATACCGCAAAGCCGCAGGGTTTCAATATCGGGATGAACATCGGTCGAATCGCCGGAGCAGGTATTGCCGACCATTTGCATTACCATGTCGTGCCAAGATGGGCGGGGGACACGAATTTCATGCCGGTACTCAGCAGCACACGGGTCATCAGCGATTCGTTGGAAGCCGCCTACCACGATCTAAAACCGCAATTCGAGCAAATCGATCACAAGTAG
- a CDS encoding aminotransferase class V-fold PLP-dependent enzyme, with translation MDSYTPFLFPSGRLVSLTQHHPLKPYHATTTADEMAFRNHVQSRVIGCDGKIQTPFGEQKIKYFDFTASGRFHKDIEEELNENALPYMANTHSETSATARIITGYYHNAFQKIAHYVNATDDDILIPVGCGSTGAINRLIHVLGLRMPDWCKSEFANLQKRPLVMRSLMEHHSNDIAWRETIADLEYVAFQPDGTLDLNHLEELLKKHAGTRMIIGTFSAASNVTGIRNDTTAIARVLHRYGAFAFFDYAAAAPHVAIDMHPDEESAKDAVFISTHKCIGGPRTPGLLIANRALFQNTTPIEPGGGTVLYTSPWDHRYLPDITSRETGGTPPIMQSIQAGLVFDLKERIGIARIEAIESDYLKRAINRWQGNPNLILLGRLDTKRLGIVSVIFKGIHHELAVALLNDRYGIQVRGGCMCAGPYGHELLHIDEMHSKFIRDLLDHGRSAAKPGWVRISLGATVTEEDFQILLEAVDFVAKEGKSLESEYEYEESHNTWQYKSQN, from the coding sequence ATGGATAGTTACACACCCTTTCTTTTCCCATCCGGCAGGTTAGTTTCACTAACCCAGCATCATCCGCTCAAGCCCTACCATGCCACCACAACTGCTGACGAAATGGCATTTCGTAACCATGTGCAATCCCGCGTCATCGGCTGCGATGGGAAAATTCAAACTCCGTTCGGCGAGCAAAAAATCAAGTACTTCGACTTTACCGCCTCCGGCCGGTTTCATAAAGACATTGAAGAGGAGTTGAACGAGAATGCGTTGCCGTACATGGCGAATACGCATAGCGAAACAAGCGCAACCGCCCGCATCATCACCGGGTATTATCACAATGCCTTCCAGAAAATCGCACACTACGTAAACGCAACCGACGACGACATCCTGATTCCCGTCGGCTGTGGTTCAACTGGTGCGATTAACCGTTTGATCCATGTTCTTGGATTACGAATGCCCGACTGGTGTAAATCAGAATTCGCCAATTTGCAGAAACGTCCACTTGTGATGCGTTCTTTAATGGAACATCATTCCAATGATATCGCGTGGCGGGAAACCATCGCCGATTTAGAATATGTGGCATTCCAACCGGACGGTACGCTCGACCTCAACCATTTGGAAGAGCTGCTTAAGAAACATGCCGGTACGCGGATGATTATTGGAACGTTCAGTGCCGCCTCCAATGTGACAGGAATCCGAAACGACACGACCGCAATCGCCCGGGTGTTGCATCGATATGGTGCCTTCGCCTTTTTCGATTATGCCGCTGCCGCGCCGCATGTTGCCATCGATATGCATCCCGACGAGGAGTCAGCGAAAGATGCGGTTTTTATCTCGACCCATAAATGCATCGGCGGACCACGCACTCCCGGTTTATTGATTGCCAACCGGGCGCTTTTTCAAAACACAACTCCCATCGAACCGGGCGGCGGTACAGTTTTGTACACTTCACCGTGGGATCATCGCTATCTGCCAGATATTACTTCGCGAGAAACTGGCGGTACTCCCCCAATCATGCAATCGATCCAAGCCGGTTTAGTTTTCGATTTGAAAGAACGAATCGGGATTGCGCGGATTGAAGCAATCGAAAGCGATTATTTAAAACGAGCGATCAATCGTTGGCAAGGAAATCCGAACTTAATACTGTTAGGTAGACTCGATACGAAGCGGTTGGGTATAGTATCGGTTATCTTTAAAGGAATACACCACGAGCTTGCAGTGGCGCTGTTGAACGACCGATACGGTATTCAAGTCCGCGGTGGTTGCATGTGTGCTGGTCCCTACGGTCATGAATTGCTCCACATCGATGAGATGCATAGCAAGTTTATCCGCGATCTGCTCGATCATGGACGGAGTGCAGCAAAACCGGGATGGGTGAGAATTTCGCTGGGAGCGACGGTTACCGAAGAGGACTTTCAGATATTGCTCGAAGCAGTAGATTTTGTCGCTAAGGAAGGGAAGTCCTTGGAATCTGAGTATGAGTACGAAGAAAGCCACAATACTTGGCAATATAAAAGTCAAAACTAA